One genomic segment of Rivularia sp. PCC 7116 includes these proteins:
- a CDS encoding ATP-binding sensor histidine kinase yields the protein MTNASSVLVIPGYQISSQLYAGSRTRVYRAIRGLESLAVVVKLLTSEYPGFNELLQFRNQYTISKNLNIPGIIRPLSLETYGNGYLLVMEDRGEISLREYTKTTTLSLVEFLEIAIQLTNILHALRQNCVIHKDIKPANILIHPETKEVNLIDFSIASVLPKETQEIKNPNVLEGTLAYISPEQTGRMNRGIDYRSDFYSLGVTFYELLIGELPFTSEDPMELVHCHIAKKPTALGNRFGGTGSRENIPEVLSDIVIKLMAKNAEERYQSALGLKYDLDNCLYQLKETGKIIDFEIAQKDICDRFLIPEKLYGRETEVVTLLEAFERVTNGNSEMMLVAGFSGIGKTAVINEVHKPIVRQRGYFIKGKFDQFNRNIPLSAFVQAFRDLMAQLLSESDVQLAAWKTKILAAVGENGQVIVEVIPELERIIGKQPPIPELSGSAAQNRFNLLFQKFIQLFTTKEHPLVMFLDDLQWADSASLNLLQLLMSEAGGGYLLILGAYRDNEVFAAHPLMLTLEQIQKAEAPVNTIFLEPLREITVNQLVADTLTCNEELAQPLTKLVYQKTKGNPFFTTQFLKALYEDGWIEFQSELGSWQCDIAAVQQLALTDDVVDFMALQLQKLSVETQAVLKLAACIGNQFDLITLAIISEQSPVETATNLWKALQEGLILPQSQVYKFYLSRDESDRNTKNIENVGYRFLHDRVQQAAYSLIPDNQKQATHLKIGELLLQKIPATKREEKIFDIVNQLNYGVELITESAEREKLATLNLSAGSKARFSNAYNAATEYATDGIKLLKADCWHSQYQLALELHNLAAEAAYLAGNFELMAEFIQKVLDSVENPFDKIKVYEIQIQAYGAQNQPLAAVKLGQEILKLLGIELPENISNSDIQAQLNQTQSLFAEQSIEDLINLPVMTDKTALAAMKILSNITTFVFQAVPELYVFVPSTQVSLSVKYGNSEQSAFGYIGYGIILSGLVEDIDSSYRFGQLALDVLSQFDTKEMTSKVINGFDCLIRHWKKHTQETVQSLWQCYSVGLETGDLEFAGMSLRYYDTHLYFLGRELKALATEMATHTQAFQQMKQYRFVQHNQIQMQRALNLLGEVDDVLCLKGEACDEETLLPLIMNDGFALIEFYFTKLQLSYLFGKYELAHEYAAQVDRYASGGRSFVISRQCNFYKSLVKLAIFLNVSQDTQTQLLNQVTDNQEKMQLWAQHCPMNVLHQYYLVEAEKYRVLGQNYEAGDFYDRAIGKAKENGYIQEEALAKELAAKFYLNWGKEKIASAYMQEAYYCYARWGAKAKTDYLEKCYPKLLKPILLQQRINLNPWETIGNISVAQTISSTITSTTASHTISDALDFSSLLKAAQTISSRIELDQLVTCLTKIILENSGAKKSALVLPENATWQVKAITSINHQQNSPLPTQTILDSQSIDTCEDIPRKIINYVKNTQETIVIDNCQTDIPGLIGEYMIEHQPQSILCMPITNQGHLVAILYLENKLISGVFTQERLQVINLLSSQAAISLENAQLYQQAQQALEDLKNAQLKIVQSEKMSALGNLVAGVAHEMNNPLGFISATLEQSKPALADIVEHLGLYQENLSEPGEEIIEHAEEIDLDYSLEDLPKMIDSMVMACDRLKNISTSLRTFSRADKDYKVKFNIHDGLDSTILILKHRLKANDKRPAIEVIADYGEISQIECFPGQLNQVFMNLLANAIDALDESNDGRSYEDIKANPNKIIIKTLTENEQIKILISDNGKGMSQEVKTQIFDHLFTTKGVGKGTGLGLAIAKQIVEEKHEGCLEVESELGKGTSFYIKLPIIS from the coding sequence ATGACTAATGCAAGTTCCGTTCTTGTGATTCCCGGATATCAAATTAGCTCTCAACTGTATGCAGGCTCTAGAACTAGAGTATATCGAGCAATCCGAGGGCTAGAATCACTTGCAGTAGTTGTGAAATTGCTGACATCTGAATATCCCGGCTTCAACGAATTACTGCAATTTCGTAACCAGTACACCATTAGCAAAAATCTCAACATTCCCGGTATTATTCGTCCTTTATCATTAGAAACTTATGGTAATGGTTATCTTTTAGTGATGGAAGATAGGGGAGAAATTTCTTTACGAGAATACACTAAAACAACAACTCTTTCACTTGTCGAATTTTTGGAGATAGCTATTCAATTAACTAACATTCTCCACGCTTTACGCCAAAACTGTGTTATCCATAAAGACATCAAACCCGCAAACATACTGATTCATCCAGAAACAAAAGAAGTTAACCTGATAGACTTTAGTATTGCTTCTGTGTTGCCCAAAGAAACTCAAGAAATTAAAAATCCTAATGTTTTAGAAGGAACTCTCGCTTATATTTCCCCCGAGCAGACAGGTAGAATGAATCGAGGGATAGACTACCGCAGCGATTTTTATTCTCTAGGTGTGACATTTTATGAATTATTAATAGGAGAATTACCATTTACATCTGAGGATCCTATGGAATTGGTGCATTGTCACATTGCTAAAAAACCTACGGCATTGGGAAACAGGTTTGGGGGAACAGGTAGCAGGGAAAATATCCCAGAAGTACTTTCAGATATTGTCATTAAATTAATGGCAAAAAACGCCGAAGAAAGATACCAGAGTGCTTTGGGATTAAAATATGATTTAGATAATTGTTTATATCAACTAAAAGAAACTGGCAAAATTATAGATTTTGAAATAGCCCAGAAAGACATATGCGATCGCTTTCTCATCCCCGAAAAACTTTATGGACGAGAAACAGAAGTTGTAACCTTGCTAGAAGCTTTTGAGCGTGTCACTAACGGCAATTCAGAAATGATGCTAGTAGCAGGATTTTCTGGAATTGGCAAAACTGCGGTAATCAATGAAGTCCACAAACCAATCGTGCGGCAGCGTGGCTACTTCATTAAAGGCAAATTTGACCAATTTAATCGCAATATTCCCTTATCTGCGTTTGTTCAAGCCTTTCGTGACTTGATGGCACAGCTGCTGAGTGAAAGTGATGTTCAACTAGCAGCATGGAAAACCAAAATCCTCGCCGCAGTAGGAGAAAACGGACAAGTAATTGTGGAGGTGATTCCTGAACTAGAGCGGATTATCGGTAAACAACCCCCTATCCCTGAACTATCAGGCAGTGCTGCTCAAAATCGCTTCAACTTACTATTTCAAAAATTCATCCAACTGTTTACTACCAAAGAGCATCCCTTGGTGATGTTCCTGGATGACTTGCAGTGGGCAGATTCAGCTTCCCTAAACTTGTTGCAGTTATTGATGAGTGAAGCTGGTGGTGGATATTTACTGATTCTGGGAGCCTATCGAGACAATGAGGTATTTGCGGCGCATCCTTTGATGTTGACTCTGGAACAGATTCAGAAAGCAGAAGCGCCAGTGAATACGATTTTCCTAGAACCTTTAAGGGAAATCACGGTGAATCAGTTGGTAGCAGATACCTTGACTTGTAACGAGGAACTGGCTCAACCCCTGACAAAGTTGGTGTATCAAAAAACTAAAGGAAATCCCTTTTTTACAACTCAGTTTCTCAAAGCATTGTATGAAGATGGTTGGATTGAGTTCCAGTCAGAACTGGGTTCTTGGCAATGCGATATAGCGGCAGTGCAGCAGTTAGCATTGACGGATGATGTGGTGGACTTCATGGCATTGCAGTTGCAGAAACTTTCAGTGGAGACGCAAGCAGTTTTGAAATTGGCGGCTTGTATTGGTAACCAATTTGATTTGATTACTCTGGCAATTATTTCCGAACAATCTCCTGTTGAAACAGCAACTAACCTCTGGAAAGCATTACAGGAAGGGCTAATTCTGCCACAAAGTCAAGTGTATAAATTTTATCTGAGCCGTGATGAGTCAGATAGGAATACTAAAAACATCGAAAACGTAGGCTATCGGTTTTTGCACGATCGCGTCCAACAAGCTGCTTATTCTCTAATTCCCGATAACCAAAAACAAGCAACTCATCTAAAAATCGGTGAACTCTTACTCCAAAAAATACCAGCAACGAAGCGAGAAGAAAAAATCTTTGATATTGTTAATCAATTAAATTATGGTGTTGAACTAATTACGGAATCGGCAGAACGAGAAAAACTTGCGACTTTAAATTTATCTGCTGGCTCGAAAGCGAGATTCTCTAATGCTTATAATGCTGCAACCGAATATGCTACTGATGGGATTAAATTGTTAAAAGCAGATTGTTGGCATAGTCAGTATCAGTTGGCATTAGAATTGCACAACCTAGCAGCAGAAGCAGCTTATTTGGCTGGCAATTTTGAATTGATGGCGGAATTTATCCAAAAAGTTTTAGATAGCGTTGAAAATCCCTTTGATAAAATCAAAGTTTATGAAATACAAATTCAAGCCTATGGCGCACAAAATCAACCATTAGCAGCAGTTAAACTTGGACAAGAAATTTTGAAATTATTGGGAATCGAACTCCCGGAAAATATTAGTAATTCTGACATACAGGCTCAACTAAATCAAACTCAATCTCTTTTTGCCGAACAATCTATTGAAGATTTAATTAATCTGCCTGTGATGACGGATAAAACAGCTTTGGCAGCAATGAAAATTTTATCAAACATTACGACTTTTGTGTTTCAAGCAGTTCCAGAGCTATACGTTTTCGTGCCATCGACGCAAGTGAGTCTTTCTGTTAAATATGGTAATTCTGAGCAGTCAGCTTTTGGTTATATAGGCTATGGAATTATTCTCAGTGGGTTAGTTGAAGATATTGATTCTAGCTATAGATTTGGTCAATTAGCGCTTGATGTTTTAAGTCAATTTGATACCAAAGAAATGACTTCAAAAGTGATAAACGGATTTGATTGTTTGATTCGGCATTGGAAGAAACATACTCAAGAAACCGTACAATCGCTCTGGCAGTGTTACTCAGTTGGGTTAGAAACAGGAGATTTAGAGTTTGCGGGAATGAGCCTCCGTTACTACGATACTCATCTATATTTCCTTGGTCGAGAGCTTAAGGCTTTAGCCACAGAGATGGCAACCCATACCCAGGCATTCCAGCAAATGAAGCAATACAGGTTTGTTCAACACAATCAAATTCAAATGCAGAGAGCTTTAAATTTATTAGGAGAAGTTGATGATGTCTTGTGTTTGAAAGGTGAAGCCTGTGATGAAGAGACTTTGCTTCCCCTAATTATGAATGATGGATTTGCACTGATCGAATTTTATTTTACTAAGCTTCAACTCAGTTATTTGTTTGGCAAATATGAACTGGCTCATGAATACGCAGCCCAAGTAGACCGCTACGCTTCTGGTGGTCGATCTTTCGTTATTTCTCGACAATGCAATTTTTACAAATCTCTAGTAAAACTTGCTATATTTTTAAATGTTAGTCAAGATACACAAACACAGCTTCTAAATCAAGTTACAGATAACCAAGAAAAAATGCAACTATGGGCACAACACTGCCCAATGAATGTTTTACACCAATATTATTTAGTAGAAGCTGAAAAATACCGGGTTTTAGGTCAGAATTATGAAGCAGGAGATTTTTACGATCGTGCCATAGGCAAAGCTAAAGAAAACGGCTACATCCAAGAAGAAGCCTTAGCCAAGGAACTGGCTGCCAAGTTCTATCTTAACTGGGGCAAAGAAAAAATTGCCAGCGCCTATATGCAGGAAGCTTATTACTGCTACGCCCGTTGGGGAGCCAAAGCTAAAACAGATTACTTAGAAAAATGCTATCCCAAACTACTAAAGCCCATCCTATTACAACAACGAATTAACCTCAATCCCTGGGAAACTATAGGAAACATTAGTGTTGCTCAGACAATTTCGTCTACTATCACTTCTACTACTGCCAGCCACACTATTTCCGATGCCCTCGATTTTAGTTCCCTTCTTAAAGCCGCTCAAACTATTTCTAGTCGCATCGAATTAGACCAACTCGTTACCTGTCTTACCAAAATTATTCTGGAAAACTCCGGTGCCAAAAAATCTGCATTAGTTCTTCCTGAAAATGCAACTTGGCAAGTTAAAGCAATTACTTCGATTAATCATCAACAAAATTCACCACTTCCAACACAAACCATCCTTGACTCACAATCAATAGATACTTGCGAAGATATTCCCAGAAAAATTATTAACTATGTCAAGAATACCCAAGAAACCATCGTTATAGATAATTGCCAAACAGATATTCCTGGACTAATTGGGGAATATATGATCGAACATCAACCCCAAAGTATTTTATGCATGCCAATTACTAATCAAGGACATTTAGTAGCAATTCTTTATTTAGAAAATAAACTTATAAGCGGCGTATTTACCCAAGAGCGTCTACAAGTCATCAATTTACTTTCCTCCCAAGCTGCAATCTCCTTAGAAAATGCTCAACTTTATCAACAAGCCCAACAAGCATTAGAAGATTTAAAAAACGCACAATTAAAAATAGTTCAAAGTGAAAAAATGTCTGCACTCGGTAATTTAGTCGCTGGTGTGGCACATGAAATGAATAATCCTTTGGGTTTCATTTCTGCGACTCTCGAACAAAGTAAACCCGCCCTTGCCGATATTGTAGAACACCTGGGATTATATCAAGAAAATTTATCAGAACCTGGCGAGGAAATTATTGAACATGCAGAAGAAATCGACTTGGACTACAGCCTAGAAGATTTACCTAAGATGATAGATTCAATGGTGATGGCTTGCGATAGATTGAAAAATATTAGCACAAGTTTGAGAACTTTCTCTCGTGCTGATAAAGATTACAAAGTAAAGTTCAATATCCATGATGGGCTAGATAGCACAATTTTAATTCTCAAACATCGCCTCAAAGCCAATGACAAACGTCCAGCAATTGAAGTTATCGCCGATTATGGGGAAATATCACAAATTGAGTGTTTTCCCGGTCAATTAAATCAGGTATTTATGAATCTTTTAGCTAATGCCATTGATGCTTTAGATGAGTCTAATGATGGACGGAGTTATGAGGATATTAAAGCTAATCCCAACAAAATTATCATTAAAACTCTAACTGAAAATGAACAAATCAAAATATTAATTAGTGATAATGGTAAAGGAATGAGTCAAGAGGTGAAAACACAAATATTTGACCATTTATTTACTACTAAAGGTGTCGGTAAAGGTACTGGTTTGGGATTAGCGATTGCTAAACAAATTGTTGAGGAAAAACATGAGGGTTGCCTAGAAGTAGAATCCGAGTTGGGAAAAGGTACGTCATTTTATATCAAACTGCCAATAATCAGTTGA
- a CDS encoding NAD(P)/FAD-dependent oxidoreductase, with protein MLDCIVIGAGPGGLVTTKELLEQGLSEVVCLEQAESVGGVFANTYDNLVLTSSCTYSMFSDFWMGNGNQHKFWTKNEAVDYWKRYAKHFGVLGKIRFNSKVVAVTEQGNRGWQVQLLSGETLRSKRVALAIGNNSIPNYPQWKDSLTEVEFSHSQKYRNASNFVGKNVLVVGGGESASDIALEISGVAKNCWVSLRNSTGFVVPRKRGKRANDISTNRGIYGLPREYGHTLSKIISRQWSSYKDPIEKTAVRLNEKVKSRNGLWGTYGTKTYALPKAIAHHGCKVVGEIIGVEDGGRTLLAVDGETLHSVDAVVFCTGYQNYMSFLPEELKKTDPRSLYKHMFHSRYRDRIVWIGLARPGFGSQFPIMEMQARLFSLICTGEKTLPAAVAMEKAASVDRQKYLQQFEHNAHRIRSLVDYHIYMDELADLIGCKPPLWKYFFLHPRLWLRLVYGATQATQFRLRGPGQKETWAKEAIAKLPVVQFNYFFLAGLRGRAIYSFKAIVKGMGLIREQRDFVKMSAIAKIQSAYLKYLRH; from the coding sequence ATGTTGGATTGTATTGTAATTGGAGCTGGCCCAGGAGGTCTAGTTACCACCAAAGAATTACTCGAACAAGGACTCAGCGAGGTCGTTTGTTTGGAGCAAGCAGAAAGTGTCGGAGGCGTTTTTGCCAATACCTATGACAATTTAGTGCTAACTTCCTCTTGCACTTATAGTATGTTTTCGGACTTTTGGATGGGTAATGGAAACCAACACAAATTTTGGACGAAGAACGAAGCTGTTGACTATTGGAAACGATATGCCAAACATTTTGGCGTTTTGGGTAAAATTCGCTTCAATTCTAAAGTTGTTGCGGTGACTGAGCAAGGTAATCGAGGGTGGCAAGTTCAACTGCTCTCTGGAGAGACTTTGCGCTCAAAACGAGTGGCATTGGCGATTGGCAACAACAGTATTCCAAATTATCCCCAGTGGAAAGATTCATTAACTGAGGTGGAGTTTTCTCATTCCCAAAAATATCGCAATGCAAGTAACTTTGTAGGCAAAAATGTATTAGTGGTGGGCGGAGGCGAGTCAGCTTCAGACATAGCCCTAGAAATATCTGGAGTTGCCAAAAATTGCTGGGTTAGCCTTCGTAATTCAACTGGGTTTGTAGTACCTCGCAAGAGAGGCAAACGTGCTAATGACATCAGTACTAATAGAGGTATATACGGATTGCCAAGAGAATATGGTCATACTCTGAGTAAAATTATCTCTCGCCAGTGGTCGAGCTACAAAGATCCAATCGAGAAAACAGCAGTTAGGCTGAACGAGAAGGTCAAATCTCGAAATGGACTTTGGGGAACTTATGGAACTAAAACTTATGCCTTACCCAAGGCAATCGCCCATCATGGGTGTAAAGTCGTCGGTGAAATAATCGGCGTAGAAGATGGGGGCAGAACGCTACTGGCTGTCGATGGAGAAACCCTGCATTCGGTAGATGCCGTAGTATTTTGTACTGGCTACCAAAACTATATGTCTTTCCTTCCCGAAGAACTCAAGAAAACTGACCCTCGAAGTCTTTACAAACATATGTTCCATTCCCGGTATCGAGATCGGATAGTTTGGATTGGCTTGGCACGTCCGGGGTTCGGTAGTCAGTTTCCAATAATGGAAATGCAAGCCCGATTGTTTAGCTTAATCTGTACTGGCGAAAAAACTCTTCCTGCTGCTGTCGCAATGGAGAAAGCCGCATCTGTAGACCGACAGAAGTATTTACAACAGTTTGAACATAATGCCCATCGCATCCGTAGTTTGGTTGATTATCATATTTATATGGATGAACTAGCCGATTTAATTGGCTGTAAACCTCCTTTGTGGAAATACTTTTTCTTACATCCTCGCCTCTGGTTACGTCTGGTATATGGTGCGACTCAGGCAACTCAGTTTCGTTTGCGAGGTCCAGGACAGAAGGAAACTTGGGCTAAAGAAGCGATCGCTAAATTACCGGTTGTTCAATTTAATTATTTCTTTCTAGCTGGTCTAAGAGGTCGCGCCATCTATAGCTTCAAGGCTATCGTTAAGGGGATGGGACTAATCCGGGAGCAACGCGATTTCGTAAAAATGAGTGCGATCGCCAAGATTCAATCTGCGTATCTAAAATATTTAAGACATTAA
- a CDS encoding iron-containing redox enzyme family protein: protein MLTLQSIENVEDVISSIENFEDTLSSIEDVENALQLKFHKQVTEPGIKNPVKFLQRWSYLSTQVTRLAGAALSRAHLADIQYLLAEIAYSECGLGNKDETHSKLMIELINKSPHADAITQRLDTYFLNLFEETILELSQMSQEEAVGFIVSLEAPAYQILELLKQTSIAVGIFEVDFLNSEYFLIHDAMEKEHQKSCNESMQVVVDNGLELSKIYKGGERGIKFLVEFLGC, encoded by the coding sequence ATGTTAACTTTACAATCGATAGAAAATGTTGAGGATGTAATATCGTCAATAGAAAATTTTGAGGATACACTATCTTCAATAGAAGATGTTGAAAATGCACTACAGTTAAAATTTCATAAGCAAGTAACTGAGCCGGGCATAAAGAATCCAGTCAAGTTTTTGCAAAGATGGTCATATCTTTCTACCCAAGTAACACGACTTGCTGGAGCTGCATTGAGTCGCGCACATCTCGCAGACATTCAATACTTATTAGCAGAAATTGCTTACAGCGAGTGTGGTCTGGGAAATAAAGACGAAACTCACAGTAAACTAATGATTGAGTTGATTAATAAATCTCCTCATGCTGATGCCATTACTCAAAGATTAGATACATACTTCTTAAATTTATTTGAAGAAACAATTCTCGAATTATCCCAGATGAGCCAAGAAGAAGCAGTTGGATTTATTGTTTCCCTAGAAGCTCCTGCTTATCAAATTCTGGAATTGCTAAAACAAACTTCTATAGCTGTTGGTATTTTTGAAGTGGACTTCTTAAACTCTGAGTATTTTTTGATTCATGATGCTATGGAAAAAGAACACCAAAAATCATGTAATGAATCAATGCAAGTTGTTGTAGATAATGGATTGGAATTAAGTAAAATTTACAAGGGCGGCGAGAGAGGAATTAAGTTTCTTGTTGAATTCCTTGGGTGCTGA
- a CDS encoding DUF554 domain-containing protein → MTLDFWVKTNGTWINAISVILGTAGGMLLKHRLPLRMQRIITQGVALITLFIGFHMAQSLLQVKNSRVDGVVLGLVAIIIGGLLGEWWHLEERLYRVGEFLKVRFQKSGYFTEGFVAGSLLFCVGPMALIGSLNNGLTGNNTLLILKATMDGITSIALGSSFGIGVGFSSLVILVYQGGVSLLAGFLIQSLPDPTHDPHLLLITGVGGLTVIGLGFNLLEVSQVRVASFLPALLVAPLLYFLCQ, encoded by the coding sequence ATGACACTCGATTTTTGGGTAAAAACAAACGGTACTTGGATCAATGCCATCAGTGTTATTTTGGGTACAGCTGGCGGTATGCTCTTGAAACACCGCCTTCCCTTGAGAATGCAGCGTATTATCACCCAAGGAGTAGCGTTGATTACCCTATTCATTGGTTTTCACATGGCTCAAAGCCTGTTACAAGTCAAAAATAGTCGAGTTGATGGGGTCGTATTAGGACTAGTTGCCATCATCATCGGCGGGCTGTTGGGTGAATGGTGGCATCTAGAAGAGAGGCTTTATCGGGTGGGGGAGTTTCTGAAAGTACGCTTTCAAAAAAGTGGCTATTTCACAGAGGGGTTTGTTGCCGGTAGTTTGCTATTCTGTGTGGGACCAATGGCTTTAATAGGCAGTCTCAACAACGGTTTAACCGGGAATAACACTCTGCTGATATTGAAAGCGACAATGGATGGTATAACTTCTATAGCTCTTGGTAGTAGCTTTGGTATCGGAGTCGGATTTTCATCTTTAGTAATTCTGGTTTACCAAGGCGGTGTCTCCCTCTTAGCTGGATTTTTAATTCAATCTTTACCAGATCCAACTCACGATCCCCACTTATTGCTGATTACTGGTGTGGGTGGTTTAACAGTTATAGGTTTGGGATTTAACTTATTAGAAGTGTCTCAGGTGAGAGTAGCTTCCTTTCTCCCAGCCTTGCTCGTAGCACCACTTCTCTATTTTTTGTGCCAGTAA